A single genomic interval of uncultured Pseudodesulfovibrio sp. harbors:
- a CDS encoding SGNH/GDSL hydrolase family protein, giving the protein MMKKFLGNTALILVSILLTYGLMEVFFRFAMPYIPMAFFNNECRELRTIGQTSKQGTTPIPPYIAILGDSYGAGQGDWFADNRYNHNSRYQAAHVVQDITGRDVISLSRAGSGNYDGAAIYSVNTLRYLNKAGFDIPAPEAIVVYFYEGNDISDNLRFLERYYAPEYDEAKLFDDEYFSRFADDMDKRFCQGELPRTQDKFLVGNLLSRAVEGMIYSARKKVKPLPQGTRYNAILDGKEVWLPDTIEADLTGYKPADIRKSVRLFERALKRVGDVWPDSRKIVAYLPSPLSTYAFQDAGAEARLHASKELDKLIEDAARRNGFDFIDFAPEVRNAARTKYLHGPKDWNHFNRAGYELLGTAIAKTLAPTQ; this is encoded by the coding sequence ATGATGAAAAAGTTTCTCGGCAACACCGCGCTGATTCTTGTCAGCATTCTTCTGACGTATGGCCTCATGGAAGTCTTCTTCCGTTTTGCCATGCCGTATATTCCCATGGCCTTCTTCAACAACGAATGCCGGGAACTACGGACCATCGGCCAGACCTCCAAACAGGGAACCACACCAATCCCGCCATACATCGCCATTCTCGGCGACTCCTACGGCGCAGGACAGGGAGACTGGTTTGCCGACAACAGATACAATCACAACTCCCGCTATCAGGCGGCGCATGTGGTGCAGGATATCACCGGACGAGACGTGATCTCACTGTCACGGGCTGGTTCGGGCAACTACGACGGCGCCGCCATCTACTCGGTCAACACCCTGCGCTATCTCAACAAGGCAGGCTTTGACATTCCGGCACCGGAAGCGATCGTCGTCTACTTTTATGAAGGCAACGACATCAGCGACAACCTCCGGTTTCTGGAACGCTACTACGCTCCAGAATATGACGAAGCCAAACTGTTCGACGACGAATACTTTTCCCGCTTTGCAGACGACATGGACAAACGGTTCTGTCAGGGCGAACTGCCGCGCACACAGGACAAGTTCCTCGTCGGCAACCTCCTGAGCCGTGCGGTGGAAGGCATGATCTATTCTGCCCGCAAAAAGGTCAAACCGCTGCCGCAGGGAACGCGCTACAACGCCATTCTGGATGGGAAAGAAGTCTGGCTGCCCGACACCATTGAAGCCGACCTTACAGGCTACAAGCCGGCGGATATCCGAAAGAGCGTACGACTCTTTGAACGCGCCCTGAAACGAGTTGGCGATGTCTGGCCCGACAGCCGCAAAATCGTTGCCTACCTCCCGTCCCCGCTCAGCACATATGCATTTCAGGATGCTGGTGCCGAGGCAAGGCTGCACGCCTCCAAGGAACTCGATAAACTGATCGAAGATGCCGCCCGCAGGAACGGCTTCGACTTCATCGACTTTGCTCCCGAAGTCCGTAATGCCGCACGCACGAAGTACCTCCACGGTCCCAAGGACTGGAATCACTTCAACCGGGCCGGTTACGAACTGCTCGGCACCGCCATCGCCAAGACGCTGGCACCGACACAATAG
- a CDS encoding sigma 54-interacting transcriptional regulator, with translation MPDIDPQALAHMLPDADSFSSLLDELPIGVAVMKPDGTLLTVNKTYETLTGIDRERAVGLKCLHSLRCDYCVKGCPVMTGWDKTECTNVEANIVNRERSKTFVRLTVTPLMNENGTIHGIVETISGKNQHIMGATAASPFGLGGLVGKSPQIERVFTMVPSIAQTDSSVLITGETGTGKDLLAEEIHNASDRNQGPFIKVNCGALPDTLLESELFGHNKGAFTGADNNKPGRFRMAHGGTLFLTEIGDLPLALQVKLLSFLDDKVIYPLGSTKGFHADVRVIVATHRDLEAMVQEKRFRQDLLYRLNVIRLQLPPLRERGEDIGLLQDHFMKMFQARFGKTVDGFSENARNLLKSYRYPGNVRELRNLIEYAVNFCDGSTIRLRHLPGYMLQESSQPVEQHPAPLPDHASPQTVTAPSPQPEKWENVQRQMIIDALVKTGGRKQQAAKMLGWGRSTLWRKMKHFGID, from the coding sequence ATGCCGGACATCGACCCTCAAGCCCTTGCCCACATGCTGCCCGATGCGGACAGCTTTTCCAGCCTGCTCGACGAACTGCCCATCGGCGTTGCAGTAATGAAACCTGACGGCACACTCCTGACAGTCAACAAGACCTATGAGACGCTCACCGGCATAGACCGGGAACGCGCAGTCGGGCTCAAATGCCTGCACTCGCTGCGCTGTGACTACTGCGTCAAAGGCTGTCCGGTCATGACAGGCTGGGACAAGACGGAATGCACCAACGTCGAGGCAAACATAGTCAATCGAGAACGAAGCAAAACATTCGTGCGGCTGACCGTAACACCGCTGATGAATGAAAACGGCACTATCCACGGCATCGTGGAAACCATTTCAGGAAAAAATCAGCACATTATGGGGGCCACCGCAGCCAGCCCGTTCGGCCTCGGCGGCCTGGTGGGCAAAAGCCCCCAGATCGAGCGGGTCTTCACCATGGTCCCGTCCATTGCCCAGACGGACTCTTCGGTACTCATCACCGGTGAAACCGGCACAGGTAAAGACCTTCTGGCCGAAGAAATTCACAACGCTTCCGACCGCAATCAGGGGCCGTTCATCAAAGTCAACTGCGGCGCACTGCCCGACACCTTGCTGGAGTCGGAACTTTTCGGACACAACAAAGGGGCGTTCACCGGAGCGGACAACAACAAACCGGGACGTTTCCGCATGGCCCACGGCGGAACCCTGTTTCTCACCGAGATAGGCGACCTCCCTCTTGCCCTTCAGGTCAAGCTGCTTTCCTTTCTCGATGACAAGGTCATCTATCCGCTCGGCTCGACCAAAGGCTTTCATGCCGACGTACGCGTCATCGTCGCCACCCATCGCGATCTTGAAGCCATGGTGCAGGAAAAACGATTCCGCCAGGATCTTCTTTACCGACTCAACGTCATCCGCCTGCAACTGCCTCCGCTCCGGGAACGCGGCGAAGATATCGGCCTGTTGCAGGACCACTTCATGAAAATGTTTCAAGCCCGGTTCGGAAAAACCGTGGATGGTTTTTCGGAAAACGCCCGCAACCTTCTCAAGTCCTATCGCTACCCCGGCAATGTCCGCGAACTCCGCAACCTTATCGAATATGCTGTCAACTTCTGCGATGGATCGACGATCCGACTACGCCATCTCCCCGGTTACATGCTTCAGGAATCGAGCCAGCCAGTGGAGCAGCACCCCGCACCTCTCCCGGACCACGCCTCGCCGCAGACAGTGACCGCACCGTCACCTCAGCCGGAAAAATGGGAAAACGTGCAACGCCAGATGATCATTGATGCGTTGGTCAAAACCGGCGGCAGAAAGCAGCAGGCAGCCAAGATGCTGGGCTGGGGCCGCAGCACCCTGTGGCGCAAGATGAAACACTTCGGCATAGACTAG
- a CDS encoding dinitrogenase iron-molybdenum cofactor biosynthesis protein, with protein sequence MEKILIPLLDNDTAPRFDLATDVLIVNISRETTAMGKIQEKVIVLDQASPEALCRLAISENIHTVICAGIESEYHDFLQWKGATVIDDICGPVELVLEAYLAGTLASGQCYY encoded by the coding sequence ATGGAAAAAATACTCATCCCCCTGCTTGATAACGATACGGCTCCACGCTTTGACCTCGCTACGGACGTACTCATCGTGAACATCTCACGCGAGACGACCGCCATGGGGAAAATACAGGAAAAAGTCATCGTGCTTGATCAGGCATCCCCTGAAGCGCTGTGCCGCCTAGCCATCAGCGAAAACATCCATACCGTCATCTGCGCCGGAATCGAAAGCGAGTACCATGACTTCCTTCAATGGAAGGGAGCAACCGTCATCGATGATATCTGCGGCCCGGTTGAACTGGTGCTTGAAGCATACCTCGCCGGAACGCTCGCTTCCGGCCAATGTTACTACTGA
- a CDS encoding response regulator, with translation MNVLIVDTDEAFRGTLARRLAHNGLTVHATGDAREGRVWACEEHVDAVLVGLSSPKQALLAFIRKIMHECPDSKVILINHSGNVPLSIEAMKLGARDEVGAPVDIEELVRKIETIRNDSEDRR, from the coding sequence ATGAATGTGTTGATTGTAGATACCGATGAAGCTTTCCGCGGCACACTGGCACGCCGTCTAGCCCACAACGGGCTGACGGTTCACGCCACAGGGGACGCACGTGAGGGACGAGTCTGGGCTTGCGAAGAACATGTCGATGCCGTGCTTGTCGGACTCTCCAGTCCGAAACAGGCCTTATTGGCATTCATTCGCAAGATCATGCACGAATGCCCGGACAGCAAGGTCATCCTCATCAATCATTCAGGCAATGTGCCGCTCTCCATTGAGGCCATGAAACTCGGCGCACGCGACGAAGTCGGCGCTCCGGTTGATATTGAAGAATTGGTTCGCAAGATCGAAACCATCAGGAACGACTCGGAAGACCGGCGTTAG
- a CDS encoding CBS domain-containing protein: MKIKELMTPVSEYTTLKTDATLSDVVTALADSKHRDVFVVDEDGKCQGILTMTDIMLALEPNYKKILGKDSAHDILTHRLVSDLFAEYDLWDDTLAELCKKSLDTKAQKAMYVPGENEFLNEDDDLEQGVHRYIAGMHQPLIVRSNGTVTGVLRLADLFEEIRNRMLSCTAEL, encoded by the coding sequence ATGAAGATCAAAGAATTGATGACACCTGTGAGCGAATACACAACGCTCAAAACAGACGCGACTTTAAGCGATGTTGTCACAGCCCTTGCCGACAGCAAGCATCGAGATGTCTTCGTTGTCGATGAGGACGGGAAATGTCAGGGCATCCTGACCATGACGGACATCATGCTCGCACTGGAACCCAACTACAAGAAAATCCTGGGCAAGGACTCTGCCCACGACATCCTCACCCACCGTTTGGTCAGCGACCTGTTTGCTGAATACGACCTCTGGGACGACACTCTGGCAGAACTCTGCAAAAAAAGCCTCGACACGAAAGCCCAAAAGGCCATGTACGTTCCCGGCGAGAATGAATTTCTCAATGAAGACGACGACCTGGAGCAGGGTGTTCACCGCTACATCGCGGGCATGCACCAACCGCTCATCGTCCGCAGCAACGGCACGGTCACCGGCGTACTCCGTCTGGCTGACCTGTTTGAAGAAATCAGAAACCGCATGCTCTCCTGTACGGCTGAGCTGTAG
- a CDS encoding SLC13 family permease: MDMAQTEKPAFDWKRLVFMLLGVTLFSVVYFAPPWPDAIDPMGAHFPLPKEAKGAIAVFLLAGTWWVFEVVPIGVTSLMIGILQVMFLIRPAKVAFKDFMDPSVLFIFASIMIGLVFTKTGLTKRLAYKMLDVVGERTSMIYLGVFIVTGLLTHIMAHTAVAATIYPLLLAIYALYGEGDKPTKFGKGLFIGMAYVAGAGSIVTLLGAARGAVALGFYKEIVNVDIGFFELSYYMAPIGWAMIFLLWGFFMIVCKPEKARIPGLREKARELNAKMGSLTRDEILAAVIVGSVILIMSLRSFVPALKAVDKTAIILCSSVLFFVFKILDLKDLEDIPWNIILLFAGAMSIGFCLWETGAAKWMAVNWLVMFQDANWFIFVMSIAFFVMMMTNFIMNVAAIAISLPVALVIAPYLGVAPEVILYASLVVAGMPFLLLVGAAPNAIAYDSGQFTTGEFFGWGIPASILLMVVVGLAVLVIWPIMGMPITLPVGG, from the coding sequence ATGGATATGGCTCAAACTGAAAAACCCGCTTTTGACTGGAAACGCCTGGTATTCATGCTGCTGGGCGTCACCCTGTTTTCCGTTGTCTATTTCGCACCGCCGTGGCCGGATGCCATCGACCCCATGGGCGCACACTTTCCGCTGCCCAAGGAAGCTAAAGGCGCCATCGCCGTCTTTCTGCTGGCAGGCACATGGTGGGTATTCGAAGTCGTTCCCATCGGTGTCACTTCACTGATGATTGGTATCTTACAGGTCATGTTCCTGATCCGACCTGCCAAGGTTGCATTCAAGGACTTCATGGACCCGTCCGTCCTGTTCATCTTCGCATCCATCATGATCGGTCTGGTCTTCACCAAGACCGGCCTGACCAAGCGGCTTGCATACAAGATGCTGGATGTCGTGGGCGAACGCACCTCCATGATCTATCTAGGCGTGTTCATCGTAACAGGCTTACTGACCCACATCATGGCCCACACCGCTGTGGCCGCAACCATCTACCCACTGCTGCTCGCCATCTACGCACTCTACGGCGAAGGCGACAAGCCCACCAAGTTCGGTAAGGGCCTGTTCATCGGCATGGCCTATGTGGCTGGAGCCGGTTCCATCGTCACCCTGCTCGGCGCAGCACGTGGTGCGGTCGCACTCGGCTTCTACAAGGAAATCGTCAACGTGGACATCGGATTCTTCGAGCTGTCCTACTACATGGCCCCCATCGGCTGGGCAATGATCTTCCTGCTTTGGGGCTTCTTCATGATCGTGTGCAAGCCTGAAAAGGCCCGCATCCCCGGCCTGCGCGAAAAGGCCCGCGAACTGAACGCAAAAATGGGCAGCCTGACCCGCGACGAAATCCTCGCCGCAGTCATCGTCGGCTCCGTCATTCTCATCATGAGCCTGCGCTCCTTTGTCCCCGCCCTCAAGGCCGTGGACAAGACCGCCATCATCCTGTGTTCCTCGGTTCTGTTCTTCGTGTTCAAAATCCTTGATCTCAAGGACCTCGAAGACATTCCGTGGAACATCATCCTGCTGTTTGCAGGTGCCATGTCCATCGGTTTCTGCCTCTGGGAAACCGGCGCAGCCAAGTGGATGGCAGTCAACTGGCTGGTCATGTTCCAGGATGCCAACTGGTTCATCTTCGTCATGTCCATCGCCTTCTTCGTCATGATGATGACCAACTTCATCATGAACGTGGCGGCCATCGCCATCTCGCTGCCAGTGGCACTTGTCATCGCACCGTACCTCGGCGTGGCTCCCGAAGTCATTCTGTACGCATCCCTGGTCGTGGCCGGTATGCCGTTCCTGCTGCTGGTCGGCGCGGCTCCCAACGCCATCGCCTATGATTCCGGACAGTTCACCACTGGTGAATTCTTCGGGTGGGGTATTCCTGCATCCATTCTGCTGATGGTTGTGGTCGGTCTCGCAGTTCTGGTCATCTGGCCTATCATGGGCATGCCCATTACTTTGCCCGTCGGGGGCTAG
- a CDS encoding transferase: MEKLEALFDHITSRINVNLKPLGIDVEPILKNAVPRERHLLYYAFYALTTDHPLSFKFTNSNLAGTYLLGKTNVDRSVIYKSNIRGDELKLKGDVVEFNGIKTRLFYDEVIRITNSFLVKTLVHNQSKNPETPEVFKILNTVAMPFSNIHGTTTEGVYLGSFATADLSILHNCILGDYSYVQAGDLSRQTIEPGRVWIKYDGLFEFNYVFPNGVLEYYVSTDKNGQLTGKFIEYVDEFKDDFVPIYSTVLPEDVDGVPDDAYVSPYAVIKGKCTIGKNALIAQRAHIEDSYIGDGSNAQENCYIKNSVYRGNNVTAHGGKVVHTIAEKNIFIGFNSFLHGTEKHKITVGRDSIVMPHTIVNAKEPIDIPAGSVIWGHITKQKDLEEHCMPLDELAKTTDIKIGNMTFKGNGKAFVDAFRHRIDHILEENGAYYNGTDATRGHAQKTQAACFNILQPFQSGPEMGMYPTMSIGEYAK; encoded by the coding sequence ATGGAAAAATTAGAAGCGCTTTTCGACCACATCACATCCAGAATCAATGTCAACCTCAAGCCCTTGGGCATTGATGTTGAACCCATCCTTAAAAACGCAGTCCCCCGTGAACGCCACCTGCTCTATTACGCGTTCTACGCTCTGACCACAGACCATCCCCTGAGTTTCAAATTCACCAACTCGAACTTGGCCGGGACCTATCTGCTCGGAAAAACCAACGTAGACCGTTCCGTCATCTACAAGAGCAACATTCGAGGCGACGAACTCAAACTCAAGGGAGACGTGGTCGAATTCAACGGCATCAAGACACGGCTTTTCTACGACGAAGTCATCCGCATCACCAACAGCTTCCTCGTCAAGACTCTGGTCCACAACCAGTCGAAGAATCCGGAGACCCCCGAAGTCTTCAAGATTCTGAACACCGTGGCCATGCCGTTTTCCAATATTCACGGCACCACGACTGAAGGAGTCTATCTCGGCTCATTCGCCACGGCGGATCTTTCCATTCTTCATAATTGTATCTTGGGCGACTACTCCTACGTTCAGGCGGGCGACCTGTCGCGCCAGACCATCGAACCTGGCCGCGTCTGGATCAAGTATGACGGATTGTTCGAGTTCAACTACGTCTTCCCGAACGGCGTGCTCGAATATTATGTCTCCACCGACAAAAATGGACAGCTGACCGGCAAATTCATCGAATATGTAGACGAATTCAAAGATGACTTCGTGCCCATCTATTCGACAGTCCTGCCGGAAGACGTCGACGGCGTTCCGGATGATGCCTACGTCAGCCCTTATGCGGTCATCAAGGGTAAATGCACTATCGGCAAAAACGCCCTGATAGCACAGCGGGCCCACATTGAGGATTCCTACATCGGTGACGGTTCCAATGCCCAGGAAAACTGCTATATCAAGAACTCCGTCTACCGCGGCAACAACGTTACGGCCCACGGCGGGAAAGTAGTCCATACCATTGCCGAAAAGAACATTTTCATCGGCTTCAACTCCTTCCTGCACGGAACGGAAAAGCACAAGATCACTGTTGGCCGCGATTCCATCGTGATGCCGCACACCATCGTCAACGCCAAAGAACCCATCGACATCCCGGCCGGTTCCGTGATCTGGGGCCACATCACCAAACAAAAAGACCTTGAAGAGCACTGCATGCCCCTCGACGAGCTGGCAAAAACCACCGACATCAAGATCGGCAACATGACATTCAAAGGCAACGGCAAGGCGTTCGTAGATGCATTCAGGCATCGCATCGACCATATTCTCGAAGAGAACGGCGCTTACTACAACGGCACCGACGCAACTCGCGGCCATGCCCAGAAAACACAGGCAGCATGCTTCAACATTCTCCAGCCATTCCAATCCGGCCCGGAGATGGGCATGTACCCCACCATGAGCATCGGTGAATATGCCAAGTAA